In Acinonyx jubatus isolate Ajub_Pintada_27869175 chromosome A3, VMU_Ajub_asm_v1.0, whole genome shotgun sequence, a genomic segment contains:
- the BFSP1 gene encoding filensin isoform X3 yields MYENECECQLLLKEMLERLNKEADEALLHNLRLQIEAQFLQDDISAAKDRYKKNLLEIQTYVTILQQIVQTTPQASAITSGMREEKLLTEREAAVLQSQLEEGREVVSLLQAQRAELQAQTAALEQAIKDAHECYDDEIQLYNEQIESLRKEIEETERSLERSSYDCRQLVVAQQTLKNELERYHRIIENEGNRLSSAFIETPVTLFTPSHGTFLSSRLGGKDLTRAVQDITAAKPRQKGLPKNIPRKKEIIAKDKADESLEDIPLKGPEDTKLVQVVPKEEGESKLELGAEEASLPTPEGAPEDVPDGGQISKAFGKLFKKVKDKVKSPKEPEPPADLYTKGRYVLVSGDASYVDPGFCSFSIPAKGGVVISIEDDSVHRDSTVEPSPEPPGPPVENGQGDLQEKEGGKAPDQHTADKKNEISAEEPKGPGEKHDDQKEEKEKEEEEEEEEEEEEEEEEEESSSSKGPCPVITPGPEGPSAPQSQRPGVGQGGSGGHTARSSDAQERSPPRTLAYEKVEVMESIEKFSTESIQTYEETAVIVETMIGKTKANKKKSGEKSS; encoded by the exons GAAGCTGATGAAGCCTTACTGCATAACCTGCGCCTTCAGATCGAAGCCCAGTTTCTGCAGGATGATATCAGTGCAGCAAAGGACAGGTACAAAAAG AATCTTCTGGAAATTCAGACCTATGTCACCATCCTGCAGCAGATTGTCCAGACCACCCCTCAAGCATCTGCCATTACAAGTGGGATGAGGGAG GAGAAGCTCCTGACAGAACGAGAAGCCGCTGTCCTGCAGAGCCAGCTGGAGGAGGGCCGGGAGGTAGTGTCCCTCCTGCAGGCACAGAGAGCCGAGCTGCAGGCCCAG ACGGCGGCCCTGGAACAGGCTATTAAAGATGCCCACGAGTGTTACGATGATGAGATTCAGCTCTATAACGAGCAGATCGAAAGCCTGCGGAAGGAGATTGAGGAGACTGAGAGGAGCCTGGAGAGGTCTTCCTATGACTGCCGTCAGCTGGTGGTCGCCCAGCAGACCCTGAAGAACGAGCTGGAGCGGTACCACCGGATCATTGAGAACGAAGGCAACAG GCTGAGCTCTGCCTTCATTGAAACTCCTGTCACCCTGTTCACCCCAAGCCATGGAACCTTTCTCAGCTCTCGGCTTGGTGGGAAAG atCTCACTAGGGCTGTGCAGGATATAACAGCAGCAAAACCAAGACAGAAAGGTCTCCCCAAGAACATTCCAAGGAAAAAGGAGATTATAGCTAAAGACAAAGCTGATGAGAGTCTGGAAGACATACCACTGAAAGGTCCAGAAGACACAAAGCTGGTACAGGTGGTACCCAAAGAAGAAGGTGAGTCTAAGCTTGAATTAGGAGCCGAAGAAGCAAGTCTCCCAACCCCAGAAGGGGCTCCAGAAGACGTGCCAGATGGAGGGCAGATAAGCAAAGCCTTTGGGAAACTGTTCAAGAAGGTCAAAGACAAAGTGAAAAGCCCCAAAGAACCCGAACCTCCGGCTGACCTCTACACCAAAGGGCGGTACGTGCTGGTTTCTGGGGATGCCAGTTATGTGGACCCTGGGTTCTGTTCCTTCTCCATCCCAGCCAAAGGCGGAGTGGTTATTTCCATTGAGGATGACTCTGTACATCGCGACAGCACTGTGGAGCCCTCTCCTGAGCCTCCCGGGCCCCCTGTGGAGAATGGACAGGGGGACCTTCAGGAGAAGGAAGGCGGAAAGGCACCTGACCAGCATACTGCCGACAAGAAGAATGAGATTAGTGCCGAAGAACCGAAAGGGCCTGGGGAGAAACATGATgaccagaaggaagagaaggaaaaggaggaggaggaggaggaggaggaggaggaggaggaggaggaagaggaggaggagtcgTCGTCGTCCAAGGGGCCCTGTCCTGTGATCACACCTGGTCCAGAGGGACCATCTGCACCCCAGTCGCAAAGGCCTGGGGTCGGTCAGGGTGGATCTGGGGGGCATACGGCTAGGAGCAGTGATGCACAGGAGAGAAGTCCACCCAGGACTTTGGCATATGAGAAGGTGGAAGTGATGGAATCCATTGAGAAGTTTTCCACGGAGAGCATCCAGACGTATGAAGAAACGGCTGTCATCGTGGAGACCATGATTGGGAAGACAAAGGCAAACAAGAAGAAATCGGGAGAGAAGAGCTCTTAA